Genomic segment of Oceanimonas sp. GK1:
CCGGAATGTCTATTCCCTGTTGTCTGAGTTTTTCACACAGGCTCAGGCCGTCGATCTGTGGCAGCATAAGATCCAGCAGCAGCACGTCATAACGGTTAGAGGTTACGAGTTGCAGTCCCGCCTGACCGTTGTAGGCATGATCGACACAGATATTTTCCAGCGCCAGATAGTCGGCCACCGACGCGGCCAGATCACGGTCATCTTCTACCAGTAATACCTGCACAGCCTGATCGCTCATGACATGGTTTCCATCGTCGTTTTTGATGTGGTGCTGTGTTTGCGGCGTTTCTTTCGCCATTGACGAATAGTCAGGTCCTCACTGATCAGCACCAGTGCTGGTATCAGGATCAGGGTGATCAGCGTTGCGAACAGAATCCCATACCCCATTGCGACGGCTGCCGGAATCAGGAACTGGGCGTTCTCGGCGGTCTCCCAAATCAGCGGAATAAGGCCTGCGTAAGTCGTTATTGAGGTCAGTACGATAGCCCGCATCCTGCTACAGCCAGCTTCCACCATCGCCAGTCTGGTTGGTTTCCCCTGCAGTCGATTCTCATTGTAGCGGCTGATCAACAGGAGGCTATCGTTAACCACGACTCCGGACAATGCCAGGATGCCAAAAAGCGACAACAGACTCAGCGGAATATCGTGCAACCAGTGCCCCAGCAGGGCACCGATCACACCAAAGGGGATAGCACTCATAATCATCAGCGGCTGCAGGTATGACTTCAGCGGGATCGCAAGCAACGCGTAGATCGCAATCAGTGCAACCAGAAAAGCGCCTTTCAGCGAGTTGGTGGTTTCTGCTTCTTCCTGCGCTTCGCCGCCAAACCGAATGGTCAGGCCCGGATAATCCCGTTGCAGTTGGGTCAGCAATTGAGCGTCGATACTGGCGATTATTTCCGCGGGGGCGGCAATCGCTTTATTCACATTGGCGGTGACCACTGCGACCCGGCTTCGGTCAGTTCGCTTAATCTCATCGGCGACATACCGGGTGGAGATATCCGCAACTGTGCTCAGCGCGACCGTCCGGCCGTCCGGGGTGCGAATACGAGCCCGCTGCAGATCATCCAGTTGTTGGCGTTGATCCTGTGGGTAATGCACTTTGACCTTCATCTCGTCCCGGCCACGCTGTATGCGCTGCACCTCATACCCCTGATAGGCTTGTTGGATCTGGCGTGCCAATAGGGCGGTGGTGATTCCCATCGCCTCACCGGCCGGCCGTAGTTGGAGGTCGATCTGGGCCTGGCCGGTTTTCATGCTGTTTTCGATACCGGAAACACCGCTGTAGAGTGCCAGCGCTTCCTGTACTTTTGTGGCGGCCTGTTGCAGGGTTTGCGGTGACTCCGCAGCCAGTTCAATACTGATATCTGCGGCACCTTCCCAGGTGGTGACAAATTTCAGCTTACGCACGGCCTCCAATGCACCGACTTCCTGTTGCCATAAATCAGCAATCTCCTGAGTGCCGAACGGGCGCTGATCGCGGGGCGACAGTCCGGCAATGACAGAAGCACTGCTATCACCGGATAGTGTCATCAGGTTAGGGATGGGAGGCTGAGACAGCTGGTACTCATCCTGCAGGCGCTGATTAAGGCGAGCGGCGGTCTGTTCAATCTCGATCGCCTGTTTCTGAACCAGACCGTAGCCTGCCTGCGGATCCAACTCCAGTTGCACTTCGATAAAGTCGCTCGGAATATCGGGGAAAAAGACTGCGCGTATCTGGCCGGAAGGCACCATGCCACCGACGATAATGAATAGACTGATTGCCAGCATCAGCGCAACGTAGCGGAAATTCAGAACCTGATGAACAAACGGCCGATAGATGTTGCGGGTAAAGTACGTCAGACCCCGACTGACCTGAGTCTGCAGCCATTGCCAGCCGCAGCTCACAGGATTCCGGGCCGCGCCACTGTCCATTTTCAGGTGTGCCAAGTGAGCGGGAAGAATCAGTTTGGATTCCACTAGCGAAAAGATCAGGCAGAAAGCGGCCGCGTAGGCAAAGAAGCTGAAGATCTTACCCATCTCCCCTTCAACCAGAGCCAACGCCAGGAAGGCGACTATGGTAGTTAACACTCCGAATACCGTCGGTGTGGTGACTCGCTGGGCTCCCCTGATAGTCGAGTTGAGGCTTGCACCGTAACGCTGACGCTCACTATAGATGCTTTCGCCCACGACTACTGCATCATCTACGACTATGCCCAGTGCGATGATAAAGCCGAAGGTAGTCATCTCATTGAGGGTCATATTGAATAGCCGGGCATCCATCAACAGCATCGCGCCGGCGAAAATGACGGGCAGACCAGCCCCGACCCAAAATGCAACCCGAATATCCAGGAACAGGGCTAACAGCAACATGACCAGGGCGATCCCCATTACACTGTTTTTCAGCAGCAGGTTAAGACGGGCGCCGATATACAGACTCTGATCATTCCAGATCTTGGCGGTAATGCCTTGCGGCAGGCTACCACTGAAACTGTCGATCTCCTTTTGGACTGCTTCGCTGATGGCCATGATGTTGGAGCTGGAGTACATCTTGATGTCCAGCCAGATCGCCCGCTCACCGTTGAACCGTGATAGCACGCCCGAGGGTTCATAGCTGTCCCGGACTGTCGCGACGTCGCCCAGAGTCAGGCGTTGACCATCTCGGGTCTGACGAATCACAATCGCCTCAAAGTCGCGTAGCCGGTAAAGTTGCTGGTCGGCTTTGACGATCATTGAGCCTTCCCGGCTGAATAGTTCACCACCGGCCACTGTGAGTGATGAGGCGGCGACCTTTTCGGCAATATCGCTGATGGTCAGGTTTAGTGCCTGGAGTCGGTGCTCATCAACCTCGATGCTGATCTCCGGTGTTTCCCGGCCATTGGTGTTAACCCGTTCAATGGCCGGATTGTTCAGCAACAGGGTGCGTAGCTGACGGGCGGTTTCCTGCAGCACATCCTGAGGAACATCGCCGGCCAAATGCACCGATACCGCATCTTCAAGATAGGTGGCTTTGGTGATGACCGGGCGTTCCGCCTCGGCGGGTAGAGTCGAGATGCCGTCGATCCGGTTTTTGATGTCCCGGTACAGCGTATCCAGATCGTACCCGCTGCTGCGCTCGACCGTGATACTACTGCCCTCTGTGTTGGAGATGCTGCTGATCTTTTTGATACCCTGAATGCCTTGCAGGGCCTCTTCGAGTTTGAGAGTAATACCCTCTTCTGCGGAGCGTGCAGAACCACTGTCGTAGCTGACAGAGATGCTGACACTGTTAGGCGGTACTGGGGGGAAGGCTTCAACCCGAAGGTTAAGAGCGCTCATGACGCCAGCCACTAAAATCAGTAGCATCAGCAGATTAGCCGCGACAGGATTGGCGGCAAACCAGGCTACCCAGCCTTTATGGCCAAGATCATTCATTGGGTGTTTCCTCAGACAGAACAGGCTGAACCGCCATTCCCGGCAGATAGCTGGCCAGTGGTTTGATAACCAGTGCGATCTCCGCCGGCAGTGACATCGCAGGAATGTAGTGCAGCCCCTGAGTACTGAACAATGGTGTTGCCGCATGCCTTTGCAGTCGGTTTTCGGTCACGGTCCAGATATAGCCATCAGCCGTGAGCGCGGTGGCCGGAATCGCAAACAGATGGCTGTGCGGTTGCCCTTTCAAGCTCACTTCCACGAAACCGCCGCTGAGCAGGGGAGGCGATTGTTTCAGAGGGTCTGCAACGTTGACAGTCAAACTACGCTGTCGAGTTTCAGTGTTAATCGCGGCCGATAGCTGGCTGACCTGTCCCTGCCACCGATGTGCTGGCTGGTCCGGGTCACGCAGCTGTACCTCAACCTGCTGAAGATCGTCAGGAAGTTGTTGCCATTGCAGGCTGGACAGTGTCAGCTCTAATTCTGCACGGTTGGTACCTCGCAGGGTTGCGACCGCAGCCCCGGACTCAATGTAACTTCCCAGAGTTGCTGAGCGGTCTATCACCACGGCATCAAAGGGGGCTCTGAGAGTGGTTTCTTCCAGATCCCGTTGTGCACGCTGAAGTGTCTTCCTGGCAGCAACGACCCGTGACTCCGCCAGCTTTAATTGCGGTTTTCTCAACACCAGATCGCTGGGGGGTGCCTGAATCCCTGAGCGCTGCCAATCCCGTTCCGCTTGTTTCTGCTGACGACGTTCCTGCATCAGCGTTAATTCGGCATCGGCCAGTGCCTGACGGGCATTGGCTACCGCTTCCTCATAACTGGTAGTATCCAGTTTCAGTAACGCTTCGCCTTGTTTCACTGGATGGCCATTTTGAAAGGCGTCCGAGCGCCAGGTAACTCGACCGGAAACCAGACTGCCTAGCTTAACTTCATCCGTTGCACGCACTTCGGCATAACCTTCAATGCGGCTCTGATAGGTGCCGCTCTTTAGTGAGAGAACGGTGACCCGGGGCAGTGTTGCCGGTGCTTCATATTGTTCCGGTTGCGGCTGGTTGCTGATAGCAAAGTTGGTATAAAGCAGCGCCAACGGGATCGTACACAGTGCCAGACCGGTTAGCGTGATAGGCAACCAACGACGTTTCTGTTGCATGATATTCTCTCGTGATTCAGATACTCATCCCCAGCGCCAGGCCGAGGGTGATACGGTTAAACAGACGGTTCTGGCGAACCTGGAGAAGCTGTATGCGGGCCTCAAAAGCAGTCTGCTCGGCACTGATTAGATTCAGGATGTCGCCTACGCCATCACGGTACAGCGAACGGTAGTGATCGAGGCTGGTTTGCGAATGTTGCAGGGCTTGTGCAAGGGCTTTTTCCTGTTGAGCCAGGGTCGCTTCCAGGTCGAGCCCGTTGTCCACTTCGTTTACCGCATCCAGCAGTGTTTGCTGATACTTGAGGTAGCTCAGTTCGGCATCCAGCTGGGCTATGTCTGCCTGGGCTTTTAGACGTTCGGAATTGAACAGTGGTGCCGTCAACTGCCCGAGGAGACTCCACAGCGACGACCCTTTGAGTAATTGATCCAGATCTTGCCCTGTATCGGAGAGAGTGGCCTGCAATGAGAACCCGGGTAGCAGCTGCTTGTAAGCTTTGGCAGCACTGTGATCAGCGGCCTGAATTCTCAGATAGGCGGCTTGCAGGTCGGGGCGACGAGCCAGAACGGTACCTGGAAGTGATATCGGCGGTGTGGTGATATCCGGTGTCACCGTGATCTCTGGCGGTTCACTGTTATTGCTGACGCCGCGCAGCAGATTTAACTGCCTCAAGGCCACTCGTTGCTGGTTCTGACGCTCAATAAGGCTGGCCTGAACGCGAGCCGTTGCGGCCTTTGCCGTCGCCAGATCCGCTAGGTTACCCAATCCGCTCTGATAGCGATCCAATATTACAGCGCGGTTGTTTTCAGAACTTTTTAGCCATTGCTGCTCAGTTTCGATGATCTGCTGGCGCAGACTGATATCCAGCCAGCTTTGCACGGTGCGGGCCGCCAGAGAGTTGCGTGCAGCGTCATAGTCGAGTTTCTGCGCTGCCGCAGTTTGCTGTGCTGCCGCCTGACCATCAGCCAGGCGGCCCCAGACATCCAGCTCCCAGTTCAGATTCAAAGCCAGTGTATGACGAGTACTGATCTCTTGTTCTTTTGATCGCTGGCTGGTCAGTAAACCCGTCAGTTCCGGTTGACGGGCTGCACGTTCAGGAGCGATCAACAGTTGTTGCTGTCGTAAACGCAGGGCGGTTTGTTGCAAATCCAGGTTATTGTTAAGCGTTTCATCGATAAGCTGTTTCAATTGCGGTTGCCGGAACAGATCAAGCAGCCCGGCATCCTCCGGTAGCCCGGATAGATCCAGCGTTTGTGCTGGCACAGCCCAGTCTTCTGGCAAAGAGAGATCATCGACCCTGCCAGCCTGAGGATCATTCAGGGTGCTGCAACTAGTTAGCAAGGTCAGAGAGAAAAATATCGTTAAAGTGCCTGGTTTCACGTCCAGCCAACTCCTGATCGGGGGCTAATATCGCGATAGTTATAAATGAAGAGTGGTTAATGGAGGGTTAAATGGATGGAGTGGCCCCGATAAAGTAGACACTTAAGTTAAGCGGCAGCTGCGTAGGCATTGGGAGTTATTCCTCCCAGCGCCATGTGGCGCCGCACTTTCGGGTAATACTCGTCCGTATAATACCGGACTTCATCTGCCATTTCGTCTCTTCCGAGCATTCCTAATGGATGTATCCATTCCTTCTTGAGCAGCGCGAAGAAGCTTTCCGAACAGGCGTTATCCCAGCAGTTACCTCGGCGTGACATGCTGATGGTGATTCCCCGTGTATTGAGCCATCTCATCACCTCTTCGCTCCGATACTGACTCCCCTGGTCCGAGTGGAACAACAGCTGTGTCCCATCTGGCAGCTGATGTTGCCATGCCTGCTCAAGGGCCTCCAGCACCAGCTGAGCGCTATTGATCGCACCCATGGCTCGGCCCACCACGCGGCGTGTGCCCAGGTCCAGGACTGCAGCAATGTAGAGCCAGCCTTCACTGCACCGGATTTGGGTGATATCTGATACCCAAACTCGGTTCGCTGACCCCACCGAGAACTGGCGATTCAGCAGATTCGGCAACACAGGCAAGGATGATGCTGGCTTTTGATATCCTGCTTTAGGAGCCGTGCATGAACGATAACCAGCGTCTTTCAGCAAGCCCTGAACCTGGTTCTTGCCGCAGCAGAACCCGGCATCCCGTGCTTCCAGCCACATCTTGCGATAACCCGGCACATTCTTCAGTTGCCTGGCTCGCTCGAGCAGGAAGGTGCTCAGCGTCCGTCGCTCGATGGTACGCGCTCCCGGCGAGTGCTGACGTGCTCGCCAGCGATAATATCCCGCTCGTGACACATCGAGTACTTCACACATTATCGAGACCCGCCAGCGTTGACTTCGGTGAGCCTCGATAAAGGCAAACCTTACTTGCCGTGCTTGGCGAAGTACTCTTGTGCCTTTTTTAGGATTTCGTTCTCCAGCTCTTTCCGCTCAAGCTGCTTCTTCAGCCGAGCCACCTCGCGCTCCAGCTCCTGCAGGCTTTTTTCTGGTCCGGTGTTTTCAACTGCTTTGTCAGATGATTTCTTGGTCATGATCCACTCTCTGCGCCAGCGACTCAATTGGTTAGGATGGATCCCGAGTCTGCCAGCAAGCTGAGCTTGTGTCTCTGTGGTGGATAGCGAGGCCTCGACGGCCTCACGTTTGAATGCATCGCTAAAGTGACGGTGGGGTTTGTACTTCATAACACCTTCTCATTAAATGAAGGTGTCTACTTTTTTCGGGCCAGTCCAGGAGGAGCAGATAATAGTGATTTCGCAACTTCAAAGGTTGGGGGCGCTGCCGGCGTAGTATATTCACATGGGAAAGCCCGTTTTCGGGGATGGGCGTTAGATCAGATCAACCCAGTTTAGATGTCGTGGTCTTCAACGGAGATTGGAATACACCGAAGGCGCTCTGTGTCAGAGTACAGTTTGGCAGTTTCTAAACATTTCATAACATGGCATTTTTCATGGTATTACCATTTTTAATGAAAATAAGATATTGAATATAAAGGGTAAAAATAGATTGTTTACTATCGAGTGGGAATAATTTGGTTTAGCTGAATGAAAAAGCCCCTGCAGTGCAGGGGCTTTTTGTTTTGGAGGGTGTTCATGATTGTACCGTGTTCATGAATCGTGAACGTTTTCTGCATGTGAACGCTGAAGCGATCTTCTACGCCAGCTTGAGCAACACCACGCCCAGAAGGATGGCGGCGACGCCGGACCATTCCACGGGGTTGAGCCGTTGTTTGAAGAGAAACAGGGCAGTGGATGCAGTAAGCAGTATGCCTATGCCACCCCACAAGGCATAGGCGATAGACAGATCAATGCCTTTGACTGCCTGCGACAGGGACGTGAACGAGACCATTATGCTGATGATGCCCAAAGTACCGATCATCCGTTTGCGAAAACCATCAGAATATTTGATGAGTATATTGGCGGTCACTTCCAGTAAAATGGCCATGATCATAAAAACATAATGAATGAGTTCGGCGTTTTGCATTGCTTAACGCTCCTGCCTGTTATTGGCTTCTGCACTGGGGGCACCCAGGGTGGTCAATACCACCCCTGTGATTAACACGGTGAGTCCGAGCAGTTTGATAAAGTTCAGGCTTTCGTTGAAAAACTGCACGCCGATGAAGGTGATGCTGATCAGACCCAGTGCTTCCCAGGTGGCGTAGGCCTTGGCGATTGGCATGTGCTTCACGGCCAGCGCCAAAAAATAAAAAGACAGCCCGATCATGGTGTACATAAACAGCAGTGCAGGCACAGAGGCGCTGTCGGATACTATTTTCATGGTGAACACGCCAATCACTTCGGCTGCGATTGCGGCCATCAAAAACCCCCATGGTCCTAACAACACTATGGCTCTCCTTGTTCCCTACAAATATGAATGACGCCATTTTTACCACAATGAACGCAGTTCCAAAGTTTGACTCTATCAACTTTGTTGATAGAGTGACGGCATGCAATGGAATCTTGAACAATTACGGCAGTTTGTGGCCACCGCCGATCATGGCTCAATCAGTGCTGCCGCCCGCCATTTAGGCAAGGCACAATCGGCCGTAAGCACGGCGATTGGTCTGCTGGAAGCAGATTTGGGGATAGTGCTGTTTGACCGGAGCACGCATCGCGCCACATTGTCCGATGCAGGCCAGGTGATGCTGTTGGAAGCGCGCGAGTTACTGAGGCAAGCCCAGGCGCTGGAGCAGCGCGCTCACTCCCTTGCTGCACGCAACGACGGCAAGCTGGCGCTGGCGCTGGATGAGGTGCTTCCGCGCACGGCCATCGGCACGCTTGCCCGGGAGATCTCCCGGAACTTCCCCGCACTGGAGTTAACCTTGCTGAATGGCACGGCAACCGAAGTGGCAGACTACGTGAGTCAGGATCGCGCAGACCTGGGGTTTCACTTTAATCGAGGACCGCTTCGGGATCGCTTTGACGAACGTCATATC
This window contains:
- a CDS encoding efflux RND transporter periplasmic adaptor subunit gives rise to the protein MQQKRRWLPITLTGLALCTIPLALLYTNFAISNQPQPEQYEAPATLPRVTVLSLKSGTYQSRIEGYAEVRATDEVKLGSLVSGRVTWRSDAFQNGHPVKQGEALLKLDTTSYEEAVANARQALADAELTLMQERRQQKQAERDWQRSGIQAPPSDLVLRKPQLKLAESRVVAARKTLQRAQRDLEETTLRAPFDAVVIDRSATLGSYIESGAAVATLRGTNRAELELTLSSLQWQQLPDDLQQVEVQLRDPDQPAHRWQGQVSQLSAAINTETRQRSLTVNVADPLKQSPPLLSGGFVEVSLKGQPHSHLFAIPATALTADGYIWTVTENRLQRHAATPLFSTQGLHYIPAMSLPAEIALVIKPLASYLPGMAVQPVLSEETPNE
- a CDS encoding multidrug efflux SMR transporter codes for the protein MLLGPWGFLMAAIAAEVIGVFTMKIVSDSASVPALLFMYTMIGLSFYFLALAVKHMPIAKAYATWEALGLISITFIGVQFFNESLNFIKLLGLTVLITGVVLTTLGAPSAEANNRQER
- a CDS encoding LysR family transcriptional regulator — encoded protein: MQWNLEQLRQFVATADHGSISAAARHLGKAQSAVSTAIGLLEADLGIVLFDRSTHRATLSDAGQVMLLEARELLRQAQALEQRAHSLAARNDGKLALALDEVLPRTAIGTLAREISRNFPALELTLLNGTATEVADYVSQDRADLGFHFNRGPLRDRFDERHIGALNQGLFVASGHPLLQKKQVKRTDLARYRQLLMHSEDIEENVYSPRVWRVDNFHTIAEMVADDLGWAILPAHIAAYGSDDKPLQQVSCPSLDLPQLSVRILWCQGRRLGVTAQWVEKRLMELLQQGRQ
- a CDS encoding efflux RND transporter permease subunit, producing the protein MNDLGHKGWVAWFAANPVAANLLMLLILVAGVMSALNLRVEAFPPVPPNSVSISVSYDSGSARSAEEGITLKLEEALQGIQGIKKISSISNTEGSSITVERSSGYDLDTLYRDIKNRIDGISTLPAEAERPVITKATYLEDAVSVHLAGDVPQDVLQETARQLRTLLLNNPAIERVNTNGRETPEISIEVDEHRLQALNLTISDIAEKVAASSLTVAGGELFSREGSMIVKADQQLYRLRDFEAIVIRQTRDGQRLTLGDVATVRDSYEPSGVLSRFNGERAIWLDIKMYSSSNIMAISEAVQKEIDSFSGSLPQGITAKIWNDQSLYIGARLNLLLKNSVMGIALVMLLLALFLDIRVAFWVGAGLPVIFAGAMLLMDARLFNMTLNEMTTFGFIIALGIVVDDAVVVGESIYSERQRYGASLNSTIRGAQRVTTPTVFGVLTTIVAFLALALVEGEMGKIFSFFAYAAAFCLIFSLVESKLILPAHLAHLKMDSGAARNPVSCGWQWLQTQVSRGLTYFTRNIYRPFVHQVLNFRYVALMLAISLFIIVGGMVPSGQIRAVFFPDIPSDFIEVQLELDPQAGYGLVQKQAIEIEQTAARLNQRLQDEYQLSQPPIPNLMTLSGDSSASVIAGLSPRDQRPFGTQEIADLWQQEVGALEAVRKLKFVTTWEGAADISIELAAESPQTLQQAATKVQEALALYSGVSGIENSMKTGQAQIDLQLRPAGEAMGITTALLARQIQQAYQGYEVQRIQRGRDEMKVKVHYPQDQRQQLDDLQRARIRTPDGRTVALSTVADISTRYVADEIKRTDRSRVAVVTANVNKAIAAPAEIIASIDAQLLTQLQRDYPGLTIRFGGEAQEEAETTNSLKGAFLVALIAIYALLAIPLKSYLQPLMIMSAIPFGVIGALLGHWLHDIPLSLLSLFGILALSGVVVNDSLLLISRYNENRLQGKPTRLAMVEAGCSRMRAIVLTSITTYAGLIPLIWETAENAQFLIPAAVAMGYGILFATLITLILIPALVLISEDLTIRQWRKKRRKHSTTSKTTMETMS
- a CDS encoding IS3 family transposase (programmed frameshift); this translates as MKYKPHRHFSDAFKREAVEASLSTTETQAQLAGRLGIHPNQLSRWRREWIMTKKSSDKAVENTGPEKSLQELEREVARLKKQLERKELENEILKKAQGVLRQARQVRFAFIEAHRSQRWRVSIMCEVLDVSRAGYYRWRARQHSPGARTIERRTLSTFLLERARQLKNVPGYRKMWLEARDAGFCCGKNQVQGLLKDAGYRSCTAPKAGYQKPASSLPVLPNLLNRQFSVGSANRVWVSDITQIRCSEGWLYIAAVLDLGTRRVVGRAMGAINSAQLVLEALEQAWQHQLPDGTQLLFHSDQGSQYRSEEVMRWLNTRGITISMSRRGNCWDNACSESFFALLKKEWIHPLGMLGRDEMADEVRYYTDEYYPKVRRHMALGGITPNAYAAAA
- a CDS encoding efflux transporter outer membrane subunit, which codes for MKPGTLTIFFSLTLLTSCSTLNDPQAGRVDDLSLPEDWAVPAQTLDLSGLPEDAGLLDLFRQPQLKQLIDETLNNNLDLQQTALRLRQQQLLIAPERAARQPELTGLLTSQRSKEQEISTRHTLALNLNWELDVWGRLADGQAAAQQTAAAQKLDYDAARNSLAARTVQSWLDISLRQQIIETEQQWLKSSENNRAVILDRYQSGLGNLADLATAKAATARVQASLIERQNQQRVALRQLNLLRGVSNNSEPPEITVTPDITTPPISLPGTVLARRPDLQAAYLRIQAADHSAAKAYKQLLPGFSLQATLSDTGQDLDQLLKGSSLWSLLGQLTAPLFNSERLKAQADIAQLDAELSYLKYQQTLLDAVNEVDNGLDLEATLAQQEKALAQALQHSQTSLDHYRSLYRDGVGDILNLISAEQTAFEARIQLLQVRQNRLFNRITLGLALGMSI
- the mdtI gene encoding multidrug/spermidine efflux SMR transporter subunit MdtI, with protein sequence MQNAELIHYVFMIMAILLEVTANILIKYSDGFRKRMIGTLGIISIMVSFTSLSQAVKGIDLSIAYALWGGIGILLTASTALFLFKQRLNPVEWSGVAAILLGVVLLKLA